In the genome of Brachypodium distachyon strain Bd21 chromosome 3, Brachypodium_distachyon_v3.0, whole genome shotgun sequence, the window AATCAGGGAAGAAATTCGACAGAGTGGGGCGAGTTGTTGTTCAATGATCTGACTAACCAATACTTAGATTAGATGAGTTTTCGAAAATTGTGGATTGAAATTGCAATTTAAATTGTGGATTGGACTGTACTGAATCCTCATGTGTATGTTTTTCTTAACTTTAATTTGTGGATTGCAATTGTAATGGTATAGTTTGTTGCATTGTTACTAAAGTAATGTTTGCCCCAAACATCTTTTGATTGAATTATGGGCGAGAAGGTCATCGATTTCCGATCAACTCGCATATAAGTAGTCTTTTAGACCAttgcaaaagcaaaaacaGTTGCTCCAACCAAACATGCTTTCTGTTTTTCCACGACAGAAAAAGCAATGCAGTTTTTCCACAGCAGAAAAAGCAAAgcagaaccaaacacacccaaaGTCCCCCCTTATCTCCACCCCCTAATGGGTGGGGACCAACCTGTTAGAACGGAACAAAAGtgttaaaataaataaactttGACATAGTGTAACAACTTAGGTCAAATGCGCATATGCTACTGCGTACAAAATTTTAAACAGGCCAAACACTATCACGCATTTACAAATACCAGGTGAAAATCGGAATGCACTCTATGTTTTAGAGCACTACTGTACGTTGAAACTAGTACTCACTAATCACTATATGTTCCAAAGTACAAGACGTTCGACACGGTGTTTACCAAGACCTCTTATAAACtgttagtaaaaaaaatacgtaAAAATCCTGAAATATGTTCTTTGCCGTAGAAGCTCGACGATTTGCGCACATGAACCATGTTTGCGCTTGGCTCTAAACATCGCGGACCGGAACTTGGTCGACTTCTCCAACACCTCCGCCAACAGATGGAGCCGATTGGCACGGAGCTCCGCGTACTCTTGCGTCTGGACGATCTCGTCCATCCTAGCCGAGGTAGTCATGAACTCGATGCAAGCTTCCTTGAGCGCGTGGAGGTGGTACTGGTCAGCCACGCCGAGGAACCTGGCCACGTTCTGGACGTCGAGCTTCCCGCACAGCAGCCGCTCGCAGATCGCCCTCAGCCTGTCCACGCCGTACCGGTCCGCGGCGACCAGCAGGTCCCACACcatcacgccgccgccgccgctggcgtcttcgtctccggctccggcgggcAGGGAGTCGGTGTAGATGTAGGCCAGCAGGGCCTCGAAAACGTCGCGCGTCATGCCCTCGATCTCGATGCTCTGCGGCGGAAGAAGAGTTGATTGTGATTGCAAGCTGCCGCTGCTCTCCTTCATGGGCCCGTAGAGCATGGCCTTGAAGACAGGGGATCGCATGGCGAGGATGGCCCCGGTGCGCGCGGACGGGCTGCCCTTCGAGGGAGAAGACCACGTCGCCGCCTTCGTCTCTCGTGGCCAAGAGCTCGCCCAGCTGCTCCATCAGGTCCGACGGCGGCATGGCACCAGCAGCTGCGGAGGTTTTTGACGGCGGCTTGTCCGAGAAGACGGTGACGGTGATCTCGACCAGGAGGCGGTCGCGGGGGAGATCTAGGTACCCGAACAACGACATGTCCAGATGAGAGTCTGGTACTAAGGCTCCTAGCGTGTGATTCCGGCCGGTCCTccctgcagcagcaatatCGGTGGAGTCGAATTCCGTGGGCGTCATGCACAGCGCTTTCCTCGGGAGAAGCCTGCCGGTGTTGTCGAGGAGGCAGATCTCCAAGGCCGCCGTGGCCCTGGCGTTCTTGGTGACGAGCTGCAGGTAGAACCCCGTGCTGCTCTGCTCGGCGGCGGAGTAGCTCTGCAGGTTGCGGACGACGTGCGCGCGCCACTCGTAGCCGCCGGCTGCGAAGACCTCCGTGCTGGTCCACTTGGGGTTGGGGGGGCTGGGTTGCATGACGAATAAGGGCAAGGGGTTGAAGTTGAAGCGGTGAAATTTGATCTCCAACGTCTTCCTggccgtcgccaccgccgccgccatggatgtAGATCGACCGAGGTGCGAGATTGCAGATGGAACGAAGGCGGCGGAAGGAAGGCCGAGACTTTCTATGCTGCTTGAAAGGTTTCTGGGCCGTCCATCCATGGCAGGCGCATCCGACGGCTCTGCGGGTTCGATCCAGTACCACTAGTCTTACCCACGGCGGGCATCCATCTCTACCGGTCCCTATCTCCTCGTCCCTATCCCCATCTCACCCCGCTtccgcctcctcgtcctcggcTCCGATGGCTCGCCTGCTAGCGCAAACCCTAGCCCGCCCCACGCCGGCCACCGGGGCCTCCCcggtcttcctcctcccgccgaTCCGGGGGATTGCCAACAAGGTCGAGTTCATCGAgatcgacctcgccgccgacgacgacgccggcggtgccgccgccacagccggcggcggatccCCGGCGGCCGAGGTGGTGGGGATCCGGCGCCTCGAGGAGGCCATCCACGGCGTCAT includes:
- the LOC112271647 gene encoding BTB/POZ and MATH domain-containing protein 1-like; protein product: MAAAVATARKTLEIKFHRFNFNPLPLFVMQPSPPNPKWTSTEVFAAGGYEWRAHVVRNLQSYSAAEQSSTGFYLQLVTKNARATAALEICLLDNTGRLLPRKALCMTPTEFDSTDIAAAGRTGRNHTLGALVPDSHLDMSLFGYLDLPRDRLLVEITVTVFSDKPPSKTSAAAGAMPPSDLMEQLGELLATRDEGGDVVFSLEGQPSIEIEGMTRDVFEALLAYIYTDSLPAGAGDEDASGGGGVMVWDLLVAADRYGVDRLRAICERLLCGKLDVQNVARFLGVADQYHLHALKEACIEFMTTSARMDEIVQTQEYAELRANRLHLLAEVLEKSTKFRLVPTH